The sequence TACTTCTGAGTATGATGATGCCTGGGATAAAGCTGAAGGAGTAAGCATGGATTGCAATGCATGACATCATTAGGAGGACTTTGCTAGAGAACAGATTACACttcagttttaaaaacaaaacatgtcacCTAAGCCcgctggaggcagccattttgtgagccaaGTCGATAATTAAGAAAATGCTtcattcctagtgaattgatcatTTAAATATCTGTTTAGCCTACAAAATGTGATATTACTGCAGCACCACATGAGCAAATATTTTCTGGAGACATTGGAGGAAAGGTATAAGATCAGTTCACAAAATGTACCCACTCTGTGCCACAGTGGCTTTGAATTGGCACATGGAGGCCGATTGCCGGAGAAACCAGGTGGAGGATATTGGTAACAGCCCTAAAACATGCTTCATTCAAAGAATGATTTTCAtctaagttaacccttactgttCCAGGTTAGTACCACTGAGCTACcctggcaacattttttttttatagaaattacAGCAATAAAGATTTTTTATCgccacaatagaaaaaaaaaatcatcatcatcatccctggTATCCCTATTAATAAATCAGCCCATGATCTCTAATGCAGTGTATGCTTCATTTATAAAGACAGGACATCCTGGTAGAAAATTGAGCAGTGATCTGTAAACATTTATAGCTCAATCAGCCATACCACAACAGTTCATTGATTAGGCATTGTTAGGAAGCCTGGCAAACATATTGATTTTGATATTGGAAAGTAATACTTCCTATTTCAAAATGAAATGGCTGTGTAAGCTCAGTGATCGTGTAGAACTTCCTCCATTTAAGGGCTTTTACCTCCAATAAATGTGTCTGAAAATATGAAGATATCCTTAGATCTGTAAACAATAAACAGACGTTCTGTAACCAGCCCTTATTTGTAGacacaatatatactatatactttttatatttgtagatGTTTCAAGTGGGAACAAACTCCGAAAGATGCTCCAAAAAAGAGAAGGTAAATTAACGTCCATTGAAAATCAAGAGGAAAAATTGTTGATAATTATACAATTACCATTTTCTTTTTGAGCTATTATGTGTGAAAACTTTAACTGTTCAGCTAGCGTATAAATAAGTGAAACTAACACATGTCTAACGCAACAATATGTCAATTTCATTTTtgagtttttctttttattattcctCATTGATTGGATGTAGCTAAGGAACCTGCCAAAGCCATTGTGGCTGTAGAAGGAAACAAAGCCAATGAATTTTTAAACTCACTAAAGCGACCAAAGCGCCAGCTGTGGGACAGGAGTCGGCCTGAAGTGCAGCAGTGGTACCAACAATTCCTCTATATGGGCTTTGATGAAACTGTAAGTGGAAGGAGGTGGTAATTGTAAAATAGTAGTATATAATGGTCCATCATGCATTCTAATCAGGTGACCAGGAGAAGTAGAGAATACTACATTCCATAATAGAAGATCCTAGTGCTAGGAGAATACTGTATCACCGATACAAGTGTCAAACAATTGGGGTGGGAAAAAGTCAGAAAGGGTGGAAATTAAATCCTTATTTTATTAACTTAACTAGAGATgagtataatacaaaatatagtcACAGTTCCTATGTGAGAATAGCACAGGATCCTCAGCTGAACATATAGGCAAGGTGAGCTATATAGTAACAGAAGGGGCGCAGATATGTAAAGCAAAGTAAGAGAGAAAGGGGAGGAGGGGCAGTGGTGGATTTCCTAGTTATGTCACCAATATAGCCAAACAAATGTAACTGAAATTCATGTCAGAGGCAGCAGGTATAGTGTCTCTTGGGAGTAATGTCAAATTTAATCTTCACAGTGTTGGAGAATGATATGAAAACACTGCACATAGTGTACACTTTGGAGCAGTTTACGTCTCCAGAGTCTCTAAAGAAAGTGTACACACTGGGGCACACAACAAAACAGCTGATTCAACATTGGTAGCAAAGCTAGCGGCCTGTGTTTTACTGGGTAGTGTGGATGTTGGGTGCTAAAGGtgccaaataaacaaaacaagccGCACACTGTCCATATCACGTGCATGATACCAAAGTGCTTTTTTGATGCATTAATTAACCTGTAAAGAACAAACATGACTTCCCTTTTGGCCAAATTGGTAAATTTTTAAATCATAGTGGCAAGCACTACACCATTACCTTTATGTGATAAACAGCACAGAAATTTCCATGGAAAATAATTCCAGCAAGCAGTAGATTACAGAAATTGTTAGTAGTAATAGATTTTGCCTATCAAACCATTTGGAGATCTAGTTCTAATCACAAGTTTATTCTATGGAATGTAATGAGCATcatatgtgcaattttgatgtgCTGAGCACCATtagttatatataataaagtaCTGTTCAGTGCAAGAGAATACATGTCCTCTGAGGGGATATTAGTGTAACTTGCCTAAAAAGACTTCCTTGTGCAACAAACATTTTCTGAATCATCTGTAAACCCAATAAACTGGAAATAGCTGAATTTGACTTATGTATCCAGTTTATACAGCAGTATATATGATCATAAGatgtgaaggaaaaaaaaacatcccaCATAATTGTTTTTAACTGTAGAAATATGAAGACGATATGAACTACTGGATGAATCAAGGCCGTGGTGGAAGTGAGTACTATGGCGGTTTCCATCAGCACCACTATGACGAAGATGCAGCTATTGGACCCCGCAATCCATATACATTCCGACACGGAGCTGGCGTGAACTATGACGACTATTAGCTCAGAAATTTACCATTGCACTGAAAATGAAAATCATTAGCCGTATCTTTGAATAAAATGCTTTTTAAGGAGGTGCATTCTGGTAAATAACTGGTAGATGGTTAAAAAACAGTTGAAAAGAAAGCCTTGATCCGTAATCATGAGTTACTAGGTCAGTTTATACCTATGGTGTCTTTATTCTGTAGTTTTGTTTAACTATTTGTAAGTGGTCACACTGTTGACTATACAATTAAAATTTAGTATGAAGAAAGCACTGATATTTTTGACGCACAAAGACAACTATGCTTTCCTTATTTTATCGGTTTTCTTACAGTAATAAAATATCTGTTCGTaactttttccctttatataagCAGACAGTACTGCAAATAAATGTAACTGTGGATGCTGTAACAAAAGCATATAAATGTTTAACATGTGTTTACTATAAAGAAATGTTGTGGAACTTTCTGGGACAGTCTTCATAAGAAACTCAACTGAACAGTCTGCCCTCAATTATAGAAAACCTATAAACACTAGTTATAGGCCCCAACTGTGTTTTCCCTCCACTGACACAGTAGTCCTGTAATCCTTCCACTAAACGGGCAAAGCCTCCAAGCTCATAACCACAGTTAGGTCAAGCAAGCACAAAGGGGCATAATCAATTACACGCGATGTTCCTCCGAACACTGCTGCACACCATTGTAGGTGCTAAGGTACCTCAACATCATGGATTTTTCCTCACACCTTAATTCTGGAGGGGGGTGCTGTGGGTGAAAAGTGATGTTACATCTCCGGAGTGCCATCAAGGCTATTCCGGAGGCACCATCGccgctaattgaatatgccccaaaatgtaTACATGGTTTTCTATAAAACACATTGAAGGAGAACTCCAATCTCTTTATTTTTCCCCAAAATGCAACCCAATTTCACGCTTTTAACTACTAGTAAGTTAACAGAGGATAAAAAAGTTAGCACTCAGTTAATCCGATATTATACATGGAACCTGTTGCATAGCAATATATAAATGCCCTATCTGTAtcttgtgtgtatctagcaaaatgaaaaacatgaggtatttgtTCATATAATGATAAAAACATTTGAGCCTCCATCCTGTGAAGGGTACCTCATTGTATACAGGTCCTACCCTAACCTATCTGCCTCAAACACCAGTAAAGTGGAGTTAAAAGGCCCTCAGCTTCCAGGTCCACAGACATCATcatatttttttctctggttttgttacaAAATATTGCCTTGTGTTGTCTTGCCAGCTATTTGGCCTCTTTAAGGCCTTGTCCGATGTGgtttacaagccagcccttgttagATGTGAGctcctttatttattttctagtaaATTAACAAGTGAGCAAAGTTTGTTGTAACACACCCAAGACATGTTGCAGcagcattttttttcccccttttattATTTGGCTTCCCAAGTTATCTCATCAATGAAACCGACTGGACCATCCCTGGAATTCTGTAGCTAGTGCAATCAGTTGTCTCAACAAAATCACGTAACCCTGCTCATCTTCAATTCTTCAGGCACATAAGGAACGAAGCAGGGCTGTGCACCAATTTGCTAACTGATGAAGTCCACGTAAAATCTTTTGAAGGCATAAAGTGAGCCCTCCTGTAAAAGATAGGCAGTTGCAAATGTCTTATTGGTTATCTGCAACAAACAGCTCTTAAATGAAAGCACAAAAAAGGCAAAAGCAGATGGGAGTTTAAATTTGAACTGTACTAAAATAGTATAAGATAATAGGATGTAGAGGAGAACTAACTATAATGTCTTGCCCTTCCTGAAATGTCAGAAAtatgtttattcagaaaatctgTATGCAGccatatttgtgtatataaagGTTTATCCCATATACTCAATTACTAAACAGATGTAGCTACCAATTTACATAAAAGCTTATAAAAGTAGAGAATCTATAGTAATCCATATAGTTCTGTTACCATAACATTTTCTTAGTTCTAATATATACAGCACAGTGCCATACATTGTAAGGGATCATCGTGGAAACAAAAAACTGCAATGGCAGAACTGATGAAAGTTGTTATGTATTATCTATTTATTACCTTCAGTATACATATATGCTTCTAACAACTGTTTTAAAAGGAGGGTTTTCATTTTTGGGCAGTTTAGATCCACTTGAGAAAAAACAAACACCTATCCATGCCTTACAACCCTACTCAATAAGTCTAAGTTCTGCTATGTATAATATCTCTTTTCTCTagtagttgctgcttgtcttgatACAGTGTCACTTGTAATTAACTaaaggtttatttttgttttaaatgataAAATGCATTCAAGTTTGTATACAGAAATGTACTGAAGCAGAAATCTACCCTCCTTAACTTGTATGATTATGTACCATAAGTCAGTGTGAATCCTCTGAACTGAATGTGGTTCTCTAATTGCAAAAGAAAGAATACAGTCCCACAATCGCACTTGATTTGATGACAGTATTGAAAACAACAATTTCTTTCTGCTTACCTCCGAGTTATTCACAGTACCACAAGCTTCCATTTGAGGATAACTAAAGCGGACATTAATAATTCATTTATTCAGCAAGATTATTCTGGCAGGAACCCAGcttttaaaaatgtcaaaagATATTCCtttgttaaatttaaaaaacTTGAAATCAGCATACAAAACCCGCAGCAAACAGTGTTTGTGGCTTAAATTGCAGTGGACTGTTACATGTAATGAGCTTATTGTTGCCAAGTCAAAAAGTGTAACAGATATACTATTATATGATACTGTAAAGAGAGCACAATAACTGACAACATATCTAAGATGATACATAACAGCTGTCAATAAATTTACAGAGCTGCACAAACGTGGCACAATCTTTACTGCAACATTGGCTCATATTGTTCCTCGGGGAAAGATTAGACTACTTTTTCCATTGAAAAACTATGATACCCACACCCACACCCATCATGGGACATGCTATGTATTTTGTGTCTGTGATGAACGATTAAAACAGCTGACCGACTATTGGGACCGAAGGCTGATGCATATTACCAATAATTTTTTTGCTatggatattttttttctatatatatatatatatatatatatatatatatatatatgtttaacctTGATGGATTAACacagaataaatatattatagtatGTTACAACTGAATTTGGTGCCTCTTCCTCACAAGCACTACAGGCACAACCCTCGTAGAACCATACAAGTGACAAAAGGTGGTTTGGCTCCTAGAATGTCTGTGCCAGTGTATCCAACACCAAAAGGTGCAGCTATCCACTGTGATGTATGGTAGGTTGCAGCTGGAACTATTGGATATGCAGAATCCTCTTCTCTCTGTCAGTGAGTGGCCACATCTGGCTCTCATATCTCGCTCAGCAGAGCCGTTACTGTATTTCCTGACAACAATCCTGTGCAAGTGAAGAGAGCTGGCTATCTTTAGAGCATTATATACAGATATCACATACTTGCAGAAGCTTAGTTGTGAACTATATGTAAGGCaattaaatttgcaaaaaaaaaaaaaggagcacttACCTAAAAAGCATCATGAcaggaaattaatttaaattcttATAAGAGTTTCTCAGTCCTCAGGAACATCATATGGTTGAAGCAATTGATAGACATCCTAGGTCAAACGTAAAATGCCAACATTATCCTAATTCTCTGATCATCATTTATAAAAGCATCAGCAAACTTCATAGTGCTTTactataaaacaatactgggtaagacaagcaagagggccctgcttgcaaatttacaatctatgggacaatgggagtttgatacatgaggttaagtgctatataatgtatattggcCCAGCCAGATTACAGAGGAGTTTTGTGGGCTATACTATCCAGTCACACAgaaatgttggtcaaagggttgatGTCTtgagtgaactgtgtaaagggtggtaatagggtaacctaatgAGGtttagagggtggttgaggaattttataagcttgcctgaagaggtgggttttcagagaatgcattaagttttgaagactagaggaaagtcttgggctgggtacacactacagtgtttcagcagagtattggttcaatcaaacgataaacgactgtttggcccGATGAACAAGGATCGTTCTAAAGCACCGatcatcatttgatttgattgttcagcagaactacaAATCCCGTTCAGTTATGGAACGACATCTttacaatcctgcagtgtgtatgcactcatgatcaagATCGCCAGAGAGGCTAGAGAGTCACGTTCTTTTTAGCCCATGGTTATGATAGTTGAagggcacagatctgagggtaaatcttttaaaaaacaTGTATAGTGCGTACGCAAGAATTGTCAtgctggtttatttttttttttgctagtcgTTGGTACaattgttatagataacacattggttggaaaattctgtagtgtgtaccagccTTATTGTgcggtgcagcctgaaaaagttCCTGTAACTGTGAATggaagcaggtaatgagtgtggatgagagacccaaatcttgtgcagaatggaggtgttgacttgggagatattttgagataagtgaggagatgtatgttggtgcagttttaatGCTTGTCTATGTTAGTAGTAGTATTTTAGATTGGATTTggtgaaaaacagacaaccaatgtagagactgacagagtggatcagcagtagaAGAATTTGCAAGGAACATCAATCTAGCCGAAGCGTgcagaatagattgtaggggtgagtgTCTAAATTGGCAAAGACCAGTAAAGAAAGAATTGTaacagtcaatgtgggagatgggAAGTgcacaatttaaattaatttttgaaGTGTCTTGTACAAGATATGTGTGCATTATGGaattgttttttagatgtatataacagcaCTTAGATATAGGAGtctatgtggggaacaaaggatatttctgagttaaggataacacctaggcagtgagcttgtggggtgaAATTTATTGTTATGTTATCAAGTTATTGCAATCCATAACCATTAGTGCAATGTCAAAAGACTGCAAAATGCCTGTATTTACCTAAACAAAAGTTTTTAATCAATACATTTCCCTATTATAATCAGGGTTGATGTTGGTTTATTCTCACATGATCTTTTTTACAACTCTACATAGACAATAAGAGAAAGACAGATTACAAATAGCTGTAAACACTATTGTTTGAAGGTCGTGTCAGTCATATCCCTAACCCAAGTCctaaaaataagaacaataaaaatatgttaaactTTAGGTTGCAGACAGGATAAACAGTCTATATCCTATTGGTGATCTAGGTTCCAGGTGATAATCACGTATCTCAGCAACTGTACAAAATTCAGCAAAACTGCAATGTCAAAACTAGCATATTTCTAACAAGACTTCAGAATGGCACATTAAGTCACTGTCAAATGGTACTTGGTAGTGAATGAGCAGATTGTCTACTGACCAAATTGTAGTGTTTTT is a genomic window of Mixophyes fleayi isolate aMixFle1 chromosome 2, aMixFle1.hap1, whole genome shotgun sequence containing:
- the ECRG4 gene encoding augurin, with amino-acid sequence MGLLTFLQQRFGVSCLVLVVLLVVLVCPDVSSGNKLRKMLQKREAKEPAKAIVAVEGNKANEFLNSLKRPKRQLWDRSRPEVQQWYQQFLYMGFDETKYEDDMNYWMNQGRGGSEYYGGFHQHHYDEDAAIGPRNPYTFRHGAGVNYDDY